The Paenibacillus sp. FSL R7-0345 DNA segment TTTTTGCAGCAATATGTTAAAGATTTAGACACCTGTACGATGTTTCGGACGAAGCAACATGGTAAGTATAGTAAGTATACAATCCATCTGTTAAGGAGACATCCACATATGAACAACAGCACTCACAACCGGATTAAGCTAAGAAACGGCGCCTCTGTGCCGAGAATCGGCCAGGGCACCTGGAATATGGGAGAAGATAAAGCAAGCCGGTCCGAGGAAATTGCTTCTCTGCGACTGGGTGTCGAGTTAGGCATGAATCTGATTGATACCGCTGAAATGTACGGGGAAGGGCGGTCCGAGGAGCTGGTCGGTGAAGCTATCCGGGACATCCGTGATGATGTATTTCTGGTGTCCAAGGTGTACCCGCATAATGCCGGCAAAGACCGGCTCATCTGCAGCTGTGAAGGCAGCCTGAAGCGGCTCGGGACGGATCATCTCGATCTTTATCTGCTGCACTGGCGCGGCAATATTCCTTTGGAAGAGACCGTTGAAGGGATGGAGGAGCTGGTGGCTGGCGGTAAAATCAAACGTTGGGGCGTGTCCAACCTCGATACAGAGGATATGCGGGAGCTGCTGAGCATTCCCGGCGGTGAGAACTGCGCTGTGAACCAGGTGCTTTATCATTTGGGCTCAAGAGGCATTGAACATGAGCTGCTGGCCTGGGGCCGGAGCCACCACATTCCGGTCATGGCATATTCTCCGCTCGCCCAGGCCGGCAGCCTGCGCAAAGGGCTGACCGAGAACGGGACGGTCCGGCAGATTGCCGCAGAGCACGGGGTGACCCCGCTGCAGATCTTGCTGGCCTGGAGTATCCGCGAAGGCGATGTAATTGCCATCCCCAAGGCAGCGTCACGCAGGCATGTGGAAGAGAATGCGGCGGCCGGCC contains these protein-coding regions:
- a CDS encoding aldo/keto reductase yields the protein MNNSTHNRIKLRNGASVPRIGQGTWNMGEDKASRSEEIASLRLGVELGMNLIDTAEMYGEGRSEELVGEAIRDIRDDVFLVSKVYPHNAGKDRLICSCEGSLKRLGTDHLDLYLLHWRGNIPLEETVEGMEELVAGGKIKRWGVSNLDTEDMRELLSIPGGENCAVNQVLYHLGSRGIEHELLAWGRSHHIPVMAYSPLAQAGSLRKGLTENGTVRQIAAEHGVTPLQILLAWSIREGDVIAIPKAASRRHVEENAAAGRIRLSDEELHLLDEAFPQPAWRVPLDMI